aagaaacaacccttctctcccttgaaggctcacccttcttcgatcgtgtatgcgactcaaaacccctagccgagtcgaataattccgaaaacgatttcgcttgaccattACTaatttttacttttcaagtcatcattcaaagtccgatagaaatcccccattaacaaacgatcattccccaaatattccggacaaaaacgagccttcgccataaaggtcgtcttgagagtacttaaatacatagatccttgtcgcaaatttcgcaactcattacgcaattcccacaagtcGGCCGaaatccggaactcctcaaagaattcctccttaaattcgtcccacgttaAGGCCATAAACGGTTCgccacaactctagcgttaaactccgcgtcattcgcctcgatctcgtttcgcgtcgtcaatctcaaaatgcaaaacgattagtcctcgaacgtataaaatcgcacgcacagcaccgccccatcttgctaaacactcgtcgtacatcactcgatagacacgatttgcacccgtaataaggtttgcaagtccttattacgcacacacgccgcatcgactcgttagtacaacgaccgcctcactcgatgatatatgcaaccacAACATAAACAAAGCACAACGCAAGaatcaatatcacaacacaatagcatatttatattatccgcattactaatataaacgttagtcaacctataacaaggcactaactaaacctattccgacccgtaatcctacaagtcccgcaacaaattaagcacatacaaaagtctaagtctaggcacctatctcaagtcacctaaatcccttagaccatgctctgataccacttgtaacaacccaaaccgtaaccgaccaaacacgacgaaatttcaaacaaaaaaaaaaaaaaaaaaaaaaaaaattttgctggaagactgtttgcgcgccgcgcgccccagcttgcgcgccgcgcaaaagctggctgttgccggttgccttttatgcgaaaaagatgagcgacttcccgacacatttagccaaaacgcttttaaccttacattaatatatgtaaaactagcacataactaaggtttgagcgagttttacaaagtggggcccacacgtgcccaaattaccctttaagtatcaaaatacaaattttagaccataagactcttaatacaaaacaaagccgagcatggcgattggggatacactacccaatcctaataaatccaaaagcaagccttctacgcaaactatgcaagtcctctaatcctcgcgcttacccgagccaccatccgcatgcaatctataaaaagagtcaacaacgagagggtaagctaacgcttagtgaatgataatatactacatacatatatatgcataaaatggacacgccacataaataaacaaataccgcataccggagcgtccaagcctaaaggcaagctaatctaagtataccgtacgatcactaagcaacaagctaataataccatcaataaggtaagttcaccaacgtcaatgtgaacaacgccaataactacacccggagggttaactacatcacgacaatacaacattaatcacgaattagcaattcgacaatcatgcaacatatcgtgcatataccaataaccgcaaatccacattagctagcaataccaatagcatatagttcataattaaatatgccaatacataattcatacaaccatggttaaccaattcgaacaagggaaacggtacatacaagaccgttggagttcataacctccgttagtgctacttaatcaacgcgtagtcactaatcccccgggtgatgtcttaaacaacgcgactcactcaccctttccaatgtggcgtcttaaacaacgcgacgattccacatgccattcgatacgatgggtggtgtcttaaacaacgcgacatccactccaatacattgtggtgtcttaaacaacgcgacatccacttctttaccatgtggtgtcttaaacaacgcgacatccacttctttacaatgtggtgtcttaagcaacgcgacaatgccacattcatacgacacaaataaatacattatatacacatacgcataattattccactcccaaccacgtgtgataacgtacacccaaaatgtgtactttgccaaaggtagtcaaccaaaacgcacaaccgtgccaattggacctatgcacaagtccatcaaatccacctacatgtgaagtgagctctatagatgagaatcacttcacccaatccgcacccatcctacacatacatatgcatataggatattaacactcaccttgaagtcttgaagaaagcttccaagtaaaccgcaactcgccaatggaaaatacctattccattatcacaattacaacaatacacttagagtggattcacaagtcaaccaaattcgacacttagtgcaatttgacccaaatgcactaccaagtacaaaccgcgcccaaactaaccaataatcactcacacaagtgagaatggtcctattatgccaattaaacccgaactcaagtgtcaaacacgtgtcatacccattttgatacttaaaccctaattttgacccataaaggccaaaatctcatcctttacaagttttgacaccaaaacacatttaactcggttctatacttcaacttaatccattttaagtttataacctcattaaatcgccaatcgggtcataatcaccaccaaaccctaatttgacccaaagtcaaagttagtcaaccaaacaacctcaaatgggttccaatacttccataatcgctaactaaagtgattaaactaaatttcaagttctaaacatggccaatttgttcaccaacccaaaatccaccaacaatttacaataaacccgattactagcatcactaaacccatttcatcacctaaaagggtattacaacaaattaactcaaaaccctaacttgaatatcaaattaaatagatgaaattcggagtttgagcttaccaatactatcaccgcgtagccgagaacgaaaggaacaactttaaaacccgagactttgatcgattcgagcttcttcttccccaaaacctcaaatctctctctagacttctctctctctctaagaatggatgaggaagatgaatggatgtgaaatgatccaaagttggatctaaaccaactgaaaatgcccacaaatccggccccatgtgaaattacccaattgcccctCATTAAAACAATTAAAATAAAGAGTGTTCTGTCAGCGCctatttgcgcggcgcgcggcctcattgcgcggcgcgcagaatgccaGCATCAGATCCTTTTGctttttaattaaatataacgaAACCTCATTCCCAAAATGTCATTAATACACAATTACgcgagataaatattcgggtcttacaagagTGAAACACCCGAGAATAGAAAAAGTCTTCCCTCTCAATGTTTTATGGATAGAAAGATTGCTTCCAAAATGACTTCCAGCAAATAAGTAGGTAAAAAAACACAAAAAAGTGTGGACGCCATGATAATGGTAGAGTCAATTTCTATGTGTATTAAACCTGCATGAAGTTTAATTTAGGCTCTACGCAAcgatcaagtcgccaataaattcatgtttgttgttgaCCAGATTAAGAGTAACCTTTATTTacttagggtgcgtttgtttgcctcttaatagAATGATTCAacgctgaatgctgaaccattcagcattaagCGTGTTTGTTTATGATctatgaatgacatatggtgctgaatggttcagaattcaatGTTGAATAattcagagttgaaacactctTTTAAACATTAAGAGCCTAATTTTTCTGTAATATTCTTTTCAAATCATATCCATAATGTTTAACCAACAAGTATATTGTATTTTTTATTCATTTAACatgttaataaggtaattttactcaattcatatcgttcatttaaaatgattatcaaacaacttattttcattcagaacaaactttattcagaggctaTGATCCATTCAGCGCTAAATAATTTAGCTTTATCAAACGCAACCTTAACGATCGCTTACATAAATTTCAAGGATATTTTTGGAAAGGTGaagtatctatagtttctattaaaatactataacgatgatgtcattattaggctaattcctttgttaaaaattaatcagaaaacaaaagaaaaaaatctaagcatggtgggtgatgtcattaatctaaataattttttaattaaaattaaacttttaattaattattattattaaatcttactaataattattttaattacaaaaattaaataattttgaattattttaattaattaatttgaattgagtacgagaatgtATAAAAGCTACGCAGAAGGaaatcaattttaaatttatattttaatttacaattttaaaataaaatgacaactaatattatctcttatgatttgatgtggattgtttaatatgtattttaggtgtttgatgaaatgttccgcTGACGAGTTTCTCGAAATGTGTGGAACCACGAGTTTTTAAACTAAATAATTTTATCGTTCATTTAATACCTAAAGCCTAATTCCACGGATTTCCCTAAAACAGCGTATTAGGGTTCAGGGAGGTATAATTTGcagacacatacatacatacatacatttggGTTTCAATTACTCCGTAAAACTTAAAAGCAATCGTATTTACATTGATCATTACTATCTCACTTGAACTTGAAAAGCATCTGTTGTCTAAATAAAAACAAGGTTTTTAGGGTTCGCATTTGAACTGAAAGGAATCATTCATGGACATTGCTCTATTTTCTCCATCTTCACTTTTTCATGATGAAGATGCCACATCTTCAGGTAATAATAACTCTATTTCTATATCTCAAATAAGGAATTTATACTAATCAATAACaattgttgctgttgttattgCTGGTTGCAGATGAAGAAAAAGTAGATGACAGCCAGACTTATGTTGAAAGAAGTCACCAGTTTCCTGGAATGGTTTGTTTGTTTCTCTGCATCCCTAAATTAATTGAACTTAACAtgttttatattaaaaattttgtacaatttatttatcgtcatacaAAATTATATCTAACCCTATGCATCACCATTTTATGCTTGAAAAGACCTATATTTGTTTCTATGTTATCGATTTTACTAAtttgatgtttttttttttatcgGATATCGTTGATTGATTCATGGTGCCATGGTGGTGTTATACTGTTTTTAAATATAGATTGTTTTTTAATGGATCCATATATTTAAGTCTAGTTGAATTATAATACTTATGCACATAAATTGTATACTTTGTAACATTCTATACCAATAAGTATCTTTGATTGCAGGAATTGCTCGTACGAGAATTTTCATTTCATCAGATGAATGCTAATCTACTATGGCCAGGAACATTTGCGTTTGTAGATTGGTTAGTTCAAGACAAGTCAAAAATACAAGGACGGCGTATCATAGAGCTCGGCAGGCAAGATTATTTTATTATTTGCAATAATAAGTTCAGTTCTGTTTTTTTAAGGAATTGTGTTTTTGATACAATATTGTAAGTGATGACAGTGGAGCAGGTGCGTTGGCTATTTTTTTAAAGAAGTTATATCAGGTGGATATTACGACTTCAGATTATGATGATCAGGAGATTGAAGATAACATAGCTCATAATTGCAAGGTTAACGGAGTAACTCCCGTGCTTCCTCATATCAAACGTTAGTTTTATTCTTCACATATACATTATACATTTTTGTTAATTTAattcaaaaaataaataaaaaatcattTTTGTTTTTGCCTATAAAGTATAACAAAACAAGTGTTTTTGCTCCAAATATTAAATATTGGTTTTTTCTTCTATGTCCATGGTAGATGTAGTCACTAAATATTGAGTCATACATAAGCAGGTGATTTCGCTAATATCAAAACCGTTCTTttatttccttttttttttatttcttgcgGAAAAAGGAATTATGACATGATCAAATGTGTATAACATAAAAATAGTCGTCGTTTAACTTTCTATTCCGAAAATATCAAAGTTGTATTTCACTAGTCATTACTAAAAATAAAATTACACTTAACTTTGATCTTATTAAGGGTacatttgtttacctcttaattgaatggttcagcGCTGAATGCTGAAACATCCAGTATTCagcgcgtttgtttctgacctctgaatgatagATCGTGAATGGTTCAGCACTGTGCTGAATCATTCAGAGCTGGAACtatctcttaaccattaagcacctaAATTTTATGTGATATGCTCTTTAAATTATATCAAGAACACTCATTAAACAGCTATATTGTAGTTTTTATTCATATTAAAAGGTTAATAATTTTACATCATTCACATTATTCGTTCAAATTGGTTATCAATCAGGTTATTTTCATTCAGAAGCAACTTTATTCATaccctttgaatcattcagattatgaaccatttagtgctaaatcattcagttttatcatacAAATCCTAAATTTGATGCTAATGTGATGTGCTGATGTTATACCGTATCTTTTTTATTATCAGATTCATGGGGTGATCCCTTTCCAAATCCTCATTCAGAATGGGACCTCATTATTGCAAGCGATATCTTACTGTGTAAGCGCTTCAGTTTATCTCTTAAGTCACATGATAGATGAACATTCTATTCTCACAAATATAGGTGCAATTTTATTTTCTTGACATATAATTATAAACAACATAAAGTACTACCTAACTTGGTTTTCTTTATAGTGGTTATTCGTAAAATGCATAGAATACAATCCTTTTGTGAAAATTAACACATGTCAATATATTTTCGAAAAAACATTGcagctttttattatttattttagatTTTAGAATTGCATGTTCTTGTTATTTGTGGGTTAAAAAACCATTTCTTTTCACCTACAAGTTACTCGGTTGTCAAGGACTGTTCTTGAATTTATTTACTGCTTCATTTTATTTGGAAATTTATGGTCGTCATCGGACATGTATTTTCACCATTTTTGCTATTGAACTTGCAACTCCGATTTATTGTTCTGACTGTTCTCTAATTTTATTTGGTTTTGCAGATGTGAAACAGTATCCAAACTTAATAAAGACTTTATGCTTTCTTTTAAACTCTTACAAGCCACAAAATACTGCAACACATGAGTCTCAGGGTAAGTCACAAACTGTTGTGCATAACAATGTTTTCGAGATTCGtaaagaaataaaagaaaatagTAGACAGTGAATGAAAAAAAGAAATAAAGGTATTTTCAAttcaaaaataaatattaaaaaaatcattttaaGTCATTTATTTACTTAATTTCTGTTCTTTTAGAAATAAAATTCGATAATACAATTATTTTTGACGTTATTTTCACTTTTCTCTCAAATAATATTTCGAAACAAAAGAGAAGACGCAACAAAATAAGTGTATAATTAGCtgaaaacacacatatatatatacacacacacacacacacactcacataTGTACTTATGTCATAACAAAATGTATCACAATTCAAGAACAGTTGGATGTCAAAGGCAAGATGAAGTTAACACAAGACCATCTTCTGATTTTCTTTCCTTTTATAACAGACGACAACAAAAatacaaatataatataaaaaaaattcaaaggtcaatgttttttaaaaaaaaaaaactagtgcaACCTTGTTAATTCTTATACTATCTTTATAAGTTGCTGAACAATTACATTCATACTTATTGAAATCTCTTCCATTCTGTTTCGACTAAGATCAAAAGACGACCTCATCAAATTACCATCCAAGAAATTCCTTTAGTTAACAAGTTTTTTCTCATTGTAATTCGACCTTCATTTCTAGTGGTTCAAATGTCCAACTACTTTGATCATCTTTCTCAAATTTATTTGGAGTTTCATGAAAATGTATTTGCCTTGAGGAAGTGAGGCAATGACACCAATAACACCACTAGAGATTCTaaacaaatttgatgaagatgatcaaAGGAGTGGAAGGTTTGAGCCACGAGTAATGGAGGTCGTTTTATAGTGAGAAGAAACCTATTGACTAGAGAAATTTCTCGGATGGTGATTTGATCatgtcgtttttttttttttttttttttttttttggggcgaAACAAGTGGGAACATATTTCAAAAAGCAGGAACTTATGAAGAGAAGGTTGAACGAGTTTTTGTTTTGAATCGTTGACCTTTGGAAACTTTTATTATGTTTGTATTTTTGTTGTCATCTTTCATAAAGGGAAAGAAAATAgagaatggttttggtgtttgtttCATCCTCTGCTTTAACACCTAGTTGTTCTTGAATTGTGATACATATTGTTATGACGTGTATGTGTGTACGTATTTGTACACTTGATttgtaataatgaaaataatgtcaAAGATGATtgtattatcatttattataattCTAAAAGAAGAGAAATTAAGTAAATAAATGACTTAAAATAATTTTGGTTTTTATATTTCGTTTTAAATTGAAAatactttctttctttctttttttataccctcggtaccattttcttttgtttctttaagatcATTGATGCTTCAGGGTAGCAAAATGGGCGGGTCAGGCATGTTGAAGTACAGGTAAAAAAGGTGTGGTAGAGCAGACATTTTTTGTCCAAAACTTTCTAGTTCTAGATTATTATGATTTTTAGTGTGCCAAATATGTTTATGaataaatattactccgtatttcaATAACACTGCAATGTAAGTTTTAcgcatgatttttttttttttttttccttttgagTAAGATGAGTGTGCACACAATTTGAATCGACCCATCAATAAGTAAACGGCTCGAATCTGTGACCTTCACTCATCAGGTTTTTTAACTTGTAAAAAACAATTGTAACTTGTGACAATTTATTTGTATATTTTCAGATACGCATTCCGAACTGCCCCGACCAGCTTTCTTGATGAGTTGGAGGCGCAGAATTGGTAAAGAAGATGAGTCATTATTTTTTACTGGGTGTGAAACTGCTGGACTTCAAGTACAACATTTGGGATCCCGGGTGTACTGTATCACGCCTACCAAATCTGCAATCTGTGATATTTGTGACTAAAAATCCGTTGTTTTTTTTCGGTTTGAAAAGGTCAAGGCCTGGACCAGTGTGTAGTTTGACCTTTTGTAACCGAGTAGAGACACAGACAAACTGGTTGTACAATTTAAGACAGTCCGCGAAGGAACCAGTTCTAAGGGAGATGAGGGGAGCTTACCATGTACTATGACTTTAACATAAATATGAGACAAATATTTAATTTTGATTTTCATATTTCATTCTAGTTCATTTAAGGTTTAAGATTTATGATGAGATTTCATCATAATGAACATATAGTAATTGATCATGTTAATTTTTCTTTGGGTTCTAGTCGGAGTATGATCGATTAAGGTAATTTTACTTTGGGTTCGAGTAGGAATACGAGCAT
This genomic stretch from Rutidosis leptorrhynchoides isolate AG116_Rl617_1_P2 chromosome 11, CSIRO_AGI_Rlap_v1, whole genome shotgun sequence harbors:
- the LOC139876966 gene encoding uncharacterized protein — protein: MDIALFSPSSLFHDEDATSSDEEKVDDSQTYVERSHQFPGMELLVREFSFHQMNANLLWPGTFAFVDWLVQDKSKIQGRRIIELGSGAGALAIFLKKLYQVDITTSDYDDQEIEDNIAHNCKVNGVTPVLPHIKHSWGDPFPNPHSEWDLIIASDILLYVKQYPNLIKTLCFLLNSYKPQNTATHESQDTHSELPRPAFLMSWRRRIGKEDESLFFTGCETAGLQVQHLGSRVYCITPTKSAICDICD